In Silene latifolia isolate original U9 population chromosome 3, ASM4854445v1, whole genome shotgun sequence, a single window of DNA contains:
- the LOC141649767 gene encoding uncharacterized protein LOC141649767, translated as MTQGSGIPIKSDQKTEFIPPSSPLYIHPSESPNLSLSQIIFDGDTYQLWADAVRNGLDAKNKLSFIEGTVKKPVIQEGEAETLEVVAWRQCNAMVKAWLRNAIHPKLHPSIAFSESVVEIWKELRDRYSSGNAPRVHPLKSDLNECKQKKNQSVVEYYTQLKALWDELSTYSKVPQCTCGAANAMLKEREEEKVHKFLMGLDGVLYGHIRSNLLMEDEVPALTRAYALVLREERHRAVTKIKEETVEAVMAAKTGADSTKEGENSGIIRCTHCNKLWHTEDKCWDKLGIQGRGRGRGRNNARGG; from the coding sequence ATGACGCAAGGGAGTGGAATACCAATTAAATCAGACCAGAAAACCGAGTTCATACCACCTTCTTCACCTTTGTATATACATCCAAGTGAAAGCCCCAATTTATCTTTGTCTCAAATCATCTTTGACGGAGATACTTATCAATTATGGGCGGATGCAGTGCGAAACGGTCTCGATGCGAAAAACAAACTAAGTTTCATCGAGGGTACCGTAAAGAAGCCGGTGATTCAAGAAGGAGAGGCAGAAACTCTAGAGGTCGTTGCTTGGCGTCAATGCAACGCCATGGTTAAGGCATGGTTGCGAAATGCAATTCATCCGAAACTGCATCCCAGTATAGCTTTTTCCGAGTCTGTTGTGGAGATTTGGAAGGAATTGCGCGATCGGTACTCGAGTGGTAATGCACCACGTGTACATCCACTCAAAAGCGATCTTAATGAATgcaaacaaaagaaaaatcagTCCGTAGTTGAgtattatactcaattgaaagcactGTGGGATGAATTATCAACTTATAGCAAAGTCCCACAATGCACTTGCGGAGCGGCAAATGCTATGCTTAAAGAACGAGAGGAGGAGAAAGTCCATAAATTTTTGATGGGACTTGATGGTGTGCTTTATGGCCATATACGCTCGAATTTGTTGATGGAGGACGAAGTTCCTGCTTTAACAAGAGCATACGCCTTAGTTCTTCGTGAAGAAAGGCATCGTGCAGTCacgaaaatcaaagaagaaactGTCGAAGCAGTAATGGCTGCGAAAACTGGCGCTGATTCGACAAAGGAGGGTGAAAACTCAGGAATAATTCGATGCACACACTGCAATAAACTGTGgcatacggaagataaatgctgGGATAAGTTGGGAATCCAAGGAAGAGGTCGTGGCCGTGGGAGGAACAATGCGAGAGGAGGATGA
- the LOC141649768 gene encoding uncharacterized protein LOC141649768, translating to MDSSPSSVNVGTPSIVNVPTPSSVNVPTPFSLYVDASDRPEGRDAATKKRNGKAPEIVPNYMLSADDREIMEGNRLTTKEQIDFLQKRLSDYQWEAEADERSEAIQNLIAQRMNEYVNRRILQPNPPPRRRRRNIKSDREEGHKQLYNDYFMDPVYPEELFRRRFRMHKHLFMRIVNALSANDRFFQQRVGGNGRPSFSPLQRCTTALRVLAYGTSTDSVDEYLRMSDTSIWDSLKLFVEGVISCFGNEYQRRPNPQDLGRLLHMGQAREFPGMLGSIDCMHWEWKNCPTAWAGQYAERSSKPLVILEAVASYDLWIWHAFFGTPGSLNDINVLERSPLFYDVLEESAPPVNFSVNGTDYNMGYYLTDGIYPG from the exons ATGGATTCTAGCCCTTCTAGTGTAAATGTCGGGACCCCGTCTATTGTAAATGTTCCAACCCCGTCTAGTGTTAATGTTCCAACCCCGTTCAGTCTTTATGTCGACGCAAGTGACCGGCCCGAAGGACGGGATGCAGCTACAAAGAAGCGGAATGGAAAAGCACCTGAGATCGTGCCCAATTATATGTTAAGTGCAGATGACCGAGAAATAATGGAAGGAAATAGACTCACTACGAAAGAGCAAATTGATTTTCTGCAAAAAAG GCTTTCCGATTACCAATGGGAAGCCGAAGCCGATGAAAGATCTGAGGCTATACAAAACCTTATAGCCCAACGTATGAATGAATACGTTAATAGAAGAATTCTTCAACCAAATCCTCCTCCTAGACGTCGTAGGAGAAACATTAAGAGTGATCGTGAAGAAGGTCATAAGCAATTGTACAATGACTACTTTATGGATCCGGTTTATCCCGAAGAGCTATTTCGCCGCAGATTTCGCATGCACAAGCATCTATTCATGCGCATAGTTAATGCTCTATCCGCCAATGATCGCTTTTTCCAACAAAGAGTCGGCGGTAATGGGAGACCTAGTTTCTCACCATTACAGAGATGCACGACTGCTTTAAGAGTTCTAGCATATGGTACTTCTACCGATTCAGTAGATGAATATTTGCGTATGAGCGATACATCCATCTGGGACTCTCTTAAATTGTTCGTCGAAGGTGTAATCAGCTGCTTTGGGAACGAGTATCAACGCAGACCCAACCCTCAAGATTTAGGAAGGTTACTTCATATGGGGCAAGCTCGTGAATTTCCTGGTATGTTGGGTAGCATTGACTGCATGCATTGGGAGTGGAAAAATTGTCCCACAGCATGGGCTGGACAATATGCCGAGAGAAGTTCAAAGCCACTTGTCATTTTGGAAGCGGTCGCTTCGTACGATTTATGGATATGGCATGCCTTCTTCGGCACACCAGGTTCGCTTAATGATATTAATGTTCTTGAACGTTCTCCACTCTTTTATGATGTTTTAGAAGAATCTGCCCCACCTGTTAATTTTTCGGTTAATGGTACGGACTATAATATGGGATATTATCTTACTGATGGTATATATCCTGGTTGA
- the LOC141649769 gene encoding uncharacterized protein LOC141649769, whose amino-acid sequence MSESNSDSDSSNDNIVDQNKLSDYQWEAEADERSKAIQNLIAQRMNEYVNRRIRQPNPPPRRRRRNIERNREEGHKQLYNDYFMDPVYPEELFRRRFRMHKHLFMRLVNALSANDRFFQQRVGGNGRPSFSPLQRCTAALRVLAYGTSTDSVDEYLRMSDTSIMDSLKLFVEGVFSCFGNEYTRRPNPQDLGRLLHMVQARGFPDMLAWAEQYAERSSKPTVILEVVASYDLWIWHAFFGTPGSINDNNGLERSPLFNDVLEESAPLVNFSVNGTDYNMGYYLADGIYPGWATLVKTINAPQIEKHRLFAARQESCRKDVERAFGVLQARFAFIKRPCLIWDRANMGKVLMACIIMQNMIVEDERETYLNYENIIAEFKEDNPTSASDDPYEYHRLRRSPQERFIEIHGEIRDHATHNALKNDLIEHIWQNFRNLN is encoded by the exons ATGTCTGAGTCAAATTCCGATTCTGATTCATCAAACGATAATATTGTCGATCAAAATAAGCTTTCCGATTACCAATGGGAAGCCGAAGCCGATGAAAGATCTAAGGCTATACAAAACCTTATAGCCCAACGTATGAATGAATACGTTAATAGAAGAATTCGTCAACCAAATCCTCCTCCTAGACGTCGTAGGAGAAACATTGAGAGGAATCGTGAAGAAGGTCATAAGCAATTGTACAATGACTACTTTATGGATCCGGTTTATCCTGAAGAGCTATTTCGCCGCAGATTTCGCATGCACAAGCATCTATTCATGCGCTTAGTCAATGCTCTATCCGCCAATGACCGCTTCTTCCAACAAAGAGTCGGCGGTAATGGGAGACCTAGTTTCTCACCATTACAGAGATGCACGGCTGCTTTAAGAGTTCTAGCATATGGTACTTCTACCGATTCAGTAGATGAATATTTGCGTATGAGCGATACATCCATCATGGACTCTCTTAAATTGTTCGTCGAAGGTGTATTTAGCTGCTTTGGGAATGAGTATACACGTAGACCCAACCCTCAAGATTTAGGAAGGTTACTTCATATGGTGCAAGCTCGTGGATTTCCTGATATGTTGG CATGGGCGGAACAATATGCCGAGAGAAGTTCAAAGCCAACTGTCATTTTGGAAGTGGTCGCTTCGTACGATTTATGGATATGGCATGCCTTCTTCGGCACACCAGGTTCGATTAATGATAATAATGGTCTTGAACGTTCTCCACTCTTTAATGACGTTTTAGAAGAATCTGCCCCACTTGTTAATTTTTCGGTTAATGGTACGGACTATAATATGGGATATTATCTTGCTGATGGTATATATCCTGGTTGGGCAACATTGGTTAAAACAATTAATGCGCCACAAATTGAAAAGCATAGGTTATTTGCAGCTCGACAAGAGAGTTGTCGAAAAGATGTGGAACGTGCTTTTGGCGTCCTACAAGCTCGATTTGCGTTCATCAAACGCCCTTGTCTTATTTGGGATCGAGCTAATATGGGGAAGGTTCTTATGGCTTGTATTATTATGCAGAATATGATAGTTGAAGATGAAAGAGAAACCTATCTTAACTATGAAAACATAATCGCAGAGTTCAAAGAAGATAATCCGACTTCAGCTAGTGATGATCCATATGAATATCATCGTCTTAGAAGATCGCCTCAAGAACGATTCATAGAAATTCATGGTGAGATTCGTGATCATGCCACTCATAACGCTCTGAAAAATGATCTCATTGAGCATATTTGGCAAAACTTCCGTAACTTGAattag